From Rudanella lutea DSM 19387, a single genomic window includes:
- a CDS encoding glycoside hydrolase family 43 protein encodes MTRYTQAALTAVLLAGPGLLTGLGQTPRKYLEKPLVSHIYTADPSAHVFNGRIYIYPSHDIDAGVKEDDKGSHFAMRDYHVLSMDKIGGKVTDHGVALDLKDIPWAGRQLWAPDAAYKNGTYYLYFPVKDKQDVFRMGVATSKSPTGPFKAEPQPIAGSYSIDPAVFTDTDGKSYMYFGGIWGGQLQKWASGQYDANGSETDLGKPDQPALSAKVARLSADMLRFDEAARDVQILDEAGAPILAGDHNRRFFEGGWLHKFGGKYYFSYSTGDTHLLAYAVGDSPYGPFTYKGVIMNPVTGWTTHHSIVEIQGKWYIFYHDVELSGKTHLRNVKVTELKRKPDGSIETINP; translated from the coding sequence ATGACACGCTATACTCAGGCTGCGCTGACAGCCGTTCTGCTGGCGGGCCCCGGACTACTGACCGGTCTTGGACAGACCCCGCGCAAATACCTCGAAAAGCCGCTGGTGAGCCATATTTACACGGCCGACCCCTCGGCGCACGTGTTCAATGGCCGGATTTATATTTACCCCTCGCACGATATTGACGCGGGTGTGAAAGAAGACGATAAAGGCAGCCATTTTGCCATGCGCGATTACCACGTGCTGTCGATGGATAAAATTGGCGGCAAAGTAACCGACCACGGGGTGGCTCTCGACCTGAAGGATATTCCGTGGGCGGGCCGGCAACTCTGGGCGCCCGATGCGGCCTATAAAAACGGTACCTATTATTTATACTTCCCCGTCAAGGATAAACAGGACGTGTTTCGGATGGGGGTAGCCACGAGCAAATCACCGACGGGCCCGTTTAAGGCCGAGCCGCAACCCATTGCCGGCAGTTATAGTATCGACCCGGCCGTGTTTACCGATACCGACGGCAAATCGTACATGTACTTCGGGGGTATCTGGGGTGGTCAACTTCAGAAGTGGGCTTCGGGCCAATACGACGCCAACGGTTCAGAAACGGATCTGGGTAAGCCCGATCAACCCGCTCTGAGTGCCAAAGTGGCGCGGTTGAGCGCTGATATGCTCCGGTTCGATGAGGCCGCCCGGGATGTGCAGATTCTGGACGAAGCCGGTGCCCCTATTCTGGCGGGTGACCACAACCGGCGGTTTTTCGAGGGAGGCTGGCTCCACAAATTTGGCGGGAAGTATTACTTCTCGTACTCCACCGGCGACACGCACCTGTTGGCGTACGCTGTAGGCGACTCGCCTTATGGTCCGTTTACGTACAAGGGGGTGATAATGAATCCGGTGACGGGCTGGACGACCCACCATTCTATTGTTGAGATTCAGGGGAAGTGGTATATTTTTTACCACGATGTGGAGCTGTCGGGCAAAACCCACCTACGCAACGTGAAAGTCACCGAGCTGAAACGGAAACCGGACGGAAGTATTGAGACGATTAATCCGTGA